A region from the Melioribacter roseus P3M-2 genome encodes:
- a CDS encoding ATP-binding protein, translated as MKNNRLHKQLKINSGTENLANVRKFVKDTALECGFGEDDIEQIILAVDEACTNIIKHAYGFSPDGIIDIDVKFKDDKFTIAITDEGKGFDPKQIPIPDVQEFYKQKKVGGLGIYLMRKLMDEVNYSIENKNKNRVTLVKYLKNA; from the coding sequence TTGAAAAACAACAGATTGCATAAACAACTTAAAATAAACAGCGGCACGGAAAATCTGGCAAATGTCAGAAAATTTGTGAAAGATACCGCCTTGGAATGCGGATTTGGCGAAGACGATATCGAACAGATTATCCTCGCAGTCGACGAGGCATGCACCAATATTATAAAACATGCTTACGGATTTTCGCCGGACGGTATTATCGATATCGATGTGAAATTTAAGGACGATAAATTTACTATCGCTATCACGGACGAAGGCAAGGGTTTCGATCCGAAACAGATTCCGATTCCGGACGTTCAGGAATTTTATAAACAGAAAAAAGTAGGCGGGCTCGGGATCTACCTGATGAGAAAATTGATGGACGAAGTAAACTATTCCATTGAAAACAAAAACAAGAATCGGGTAACATTAGTCAAATATCTTAAGAACGCCTAA
- a CDS encoding GAF domain-containing SpoIIE family protein phosphatase: MDKTDNIGLLRNLSALVDFSNLINSSLDINFILNNILLTCMGKFHTTKGLIVLFDRAGKPNINISKGFLNAPEIPEDLYTNDEALDNFIQDCQFSIRKEINSTTGAIGVIFLGRKLTGKEYDKTDLEFLSTIINIGATAIENSLTVEELKRVNRELDSKVNQLSSLFDLSKEFSGLLKIETIGKLLAFSLIGQMTVSEFAIVICSGEKHRILETKYDRNKIALFLDKCDARKINTVITKRQFTEELMLLTELGVELIVPMQIKGETKGLIMLGERKNRKKYEQTDIEFISSLGSIAIISIENALLFETALEKQRMEKDLETARTIQKNLLPKSIPKFDTIEIAAYNESAKIVGGDYYDVIQLDEDNVLIAIADVSGKGVPASLLMANLQAFLKTICKMKLPLDKATNLINDLIAENTTMGNYVTFFWSVFNTESKELTYVNAGHNPPFLIRNGKITKLKKGGMIIGFLPTTIPYESETVKLQKGDYLILYTDGITEAMDKNNKEFTDEKFEELVCRMKEESPYEAMKIIKKSIDEHVKGAEQSDDLTYIVARVTK, translated from the coding sequence ATGGACAAGACCGATAATATCGGGTTGTTGAGAAATCTTTCGGCTTTGGTCGATTTCAGCAACCTTATTAATTCCAGCCTCGATATCAATTTTATCCTGAATAATATTCTTTTGACATGTATGGGAAAATTCCATACTACCAAAGGCTTGATTGTACTGTTCGACAGGGCAGGGAAGCCTAATATAAATATTTCAAAGGGTTTTCTAAACGCTCCCGAAATTCCGGAAGATTTATATACAAACGACGAAGCGCTCGATAATTTTATTCAAGATTGTCAATTCTCTATCCGAAAAGAAATCAATTCAACGACGGGCGCAATAGGAGTAATTTTTCTGGGTAGAAAATTAACCGGCAAAGAGTACGATAAAACTGATTTGGAATTTTTAAGCACTATTATAAATATCGGAGCAACCGCAATCGAAAATTCTTTGACTGTAGAAGAATTGAAAAGAGTCAACAGAGAACTCGATTCGAAGGTCAATCAATTGAGTTCGCTCTTCGACCTGAGCAAAGAATTCAGCGGACTCCTGAAAATCGAAACTATCGGCAAGCTGCTGGCATTTTCGTTAATCGGTCAAATGACCGTTTCGGAATTTGCGATAGTAATTTGCAGCGGGGAAAAACACAGGATACTCGAAACAAAATACGATCGAAACAAAATTGCTTTATTTCTCGACAAATGCGATGCCCGCAAAATAAACACGGTTATTACCAAAAGGCAATTTACGGAAGAGTTGATGCTTCTGACCGAGTTGGGCGTAGAACTGATAGTGCCAATGCAAATAAAAGGCGAAACCAAAGGTCTGATTATGCTGGGGGAGAGGAAGAATCGAAAAAAATATGAGCAGACGGATATAGAATTCATTTCTTCGCTGGGAAGCATTGCCATAATATCGATTGAAAACGCTTTGCTGTTCGAAACGGCGCTCGAAAAGCAAAGAATGGAAAAAGACCTGGAGACCGCAAGAACGATTCAAAAAAATCTGTTGCCCAAATCGATTCCAAAATTCGATACAATTGAAATTGCCGCTTATAACGAATCGGCAAAAATTGTAGGAGGAGATTATTACGATGTAATTCAACTCGATGAGGATAATGTGTTGATTGCAATTGCCGACGTATCGGGCAAAGGAGTCCCCGCATCGCTGTTGATGGCGAATCTTCAAGCGTTCCTCAAAACAATTTGCAAAATGAAATTGCCTCTCGATAAAGCGACTAATTTAATCAACGACCTGATTGCGGAAAATACTACTATGGGGAATTACGTTACTTTCTTCTGGTCGGTGTTTAATACCGAATCGAAAGAATTAACTTATGTCAATGCCGGGCATAATCCGCCGTTTTTAATTCGCAATGGAAAGATAACCAAATTAAAAAAAGGGGGCATGATTATCGGATTCCTGCCTACTACAATACCTTACGAATCGGAGACGGTTAAACTTCAAAAGGGAGATTACCTAATTTTGTACACGGACGGAATAACGGAGGCGATGGATAAGAATAATAAAGAATTTACGGATGAAAAATTCGAAGAGCTCGTTTGCCGTATGAAGGAAGAATCGCCTTACGAGGCAATGAAGATTATTAAAAAAAGTATCGACGAGCACGTTAAAGGCGCCGAGCAGAGCGACGACTTAACTTATATTGTTGCCAGAGTGACGAAATAA